The Eubalaena glacialis isolate mEubGla1 chromosome 3, mEubGla1.1.hap2.+ XY, whole genome shotgun sequence nucleotide sequence CAAACTTTTGtgcagtgctgtccaatatgatTTCGGAGATGATGCAAATGTTCTGTTTCTGTGTTATCCAACATGGTAGCCACGCATGGCTATTGAACTTTGAAGTGTGGCTAGTACTACTGAAAAACTgaatgtttacttttatttcattttaaataatttaaacccAAATAACCTCCATATCAGACAGTGTAGCTCTACGTGCTTCTCATCCAGGATCACATTTGAATTACTTGAAAAGTCTTGAAAAACTTCTGATGCCTGGTGTCTGAGCCTTACCCCTGAGATTCTCATTTTGTTGATCTAGGGTGGGGCTTGGGTACCAGTAtttttggaaacaacccaagttagtttcaggtgagccagggttgagaaccactgatgcaAAACTTTGTCCACCACACTCTTAGTGGTGGGGAGGCCCCTTTTATCCCAGCCTTGCCCAGGGTGTGTGTTTGGGCTATGCTGGGCCTTCAATCACTCTGGACCTTCCCAACACCCCTCTGCCCCTGGAAGTCTGCATCCTTGGTCTCCTCTCCACTCCCAGAAGGAAGATCAGGGCTTAAGGCCACTCACAGAGCTTGCTGGCTCTCCCTCTGCCAGCCTCGCCTAGTTCCCAGTCCAGAGACAGTGCTCATTCACCTCAGAGCCTGCTAGGACTTGGACAGCAGGGGTCAGTGGTCAAGGAGCCTCATCCTTACAGGCCCCTTGGGCCGTTGGACAGAGCCCAACCAGCCATGCTGGGCTaggctgggctggggcaggggctggtggGCAGGCCTGAAGTTGGCCTGGTTTCTGTTCGTTTTCCTATTAAACAGATATGCAGATGAATGTGTTTGGAACAGCGATAATGCAGGAGGTTTTGGTAACAAGACTGGAAGTTGGAGAGAACCCTCCTTCCCCACGTACCTTGAAAAATGCTTTCTGAGCTGGGTCTCACCCAGCAGCTACTGGTCACCCCCCCCCGACTCCATTTTTGCCATTCACACACCAAAAGCAACTTTTCCCATGACCCACACATGGCAGCTTGTGCacttcttttattattaaatatataagcagcttcctattttttaaatagacatttaaatGACTTCATATAAAATAATTCACCACTTCCaagtataaaaacaaaatctcacaGTGTGTGAGCCAATGTTCCCTCTCGGCTTTCTCAGAGAAAAGAAGGGCTCCTGTTCAGGTAGCTGGGGAGCCACCCAGAGGGGGCTCTGGGGCCCCTCCCACTCCTGTGTCACCAAGAGCCCACAAAGAGTTTCTGTGATAGATTGGATTTGCTTTCTTGACCTTTAAAATACCATACGTTTaaggggtggggagtgagggaggaatgctttttctgtgggttttttttccttccacttttaaatatatattttttagtatcAAATATAGAGTCTGTGACTAGGAAAAGGGACCCCAAGGGGAAAGTTCTCCACTGCCCTTCCCTCAGCTGACAGCAACAGGACAGGGGAGGCAGGGACCAGCGGACCCTCACTTTTAAGGGCAGGAAGGGAAGCTCCTAGGCCCCAGTCCAGTGGCCAAGTAGGGCAGGGTCTCTCAGTGGAGGGCCCAGGGCGGCAGGAGAGTAGGGACACAGTAGCACAAAGGGACCGAGGGTAATCAACAGCCCTGTCACCTGCTGCCCAACTCTCAGAGCCACAGCCATGGGCTGACCCAGGAAGCTGAGGCCCTCAGGCAGACTTGGAAGCAGATGCCTGGATTCTCCAAGTCCCTCTCCCACCCTGGCTTGCCTGGTCAGAGAGATGGTGCTAGCGAGGGGTGGGATGAGAGCTAGAGGGTGTCACTGCCTCCCGGGCTCCTACCAGGGACAACCACTCACCCCAGGTGCCAGCCAGCAGCAGCCTTGGGGCTGTGGTTGGGGCAGGGGCCTGGTACAGGGCAAGAGGGCAGGCTGGGGGGTCAGGGGTGCAgaccccttcccccacctcagGGGCATGCCCTTAACTTCAAAGACCTATTTTCCGTCAGAGCTCACCCTGCAGCCTCTCTCTGTCTGTCCCtgccctccttttctccctcccactAGTCACTTCCCTCTCGGGAATGTCAAAGTGCAAGATGCAGAAACCTGGGCGAACAACGCAGCCTGAAGACCAGCTCTGGCTGGTGGCCCGGGCAGTTCTCCCACCCTGATCCACCCCAGGGATTCAGAGCCGGGTCAGCAGAAGGTCGGGGCTCAGGGGCTCCCTCAGTCGACGGGCGAGGCCGGCTCGGGCACTCAGTGCAGGAAGCTGGGGAGAGGCTGCAGGGGTGGGAGGACGGATAGGTGTTTGCTCTCTGGGATGGATGGGGCAGGCTGCTCAGCAGGCAGGTTCAGTATTCACAGTGCAATGGCTTCCTTCATGAGGAGAGCCTCTGCGCGGCCTCCTGGAGAAGctctggcagggctggggggacGCTGGGGCCGAGGCCAGAGCTTGGTCTTGCCCTTGGCATCACGAGCCAAGCCAGGCAGGTCCTGAGGGTAGGGTTGGCATCCCCTCTCCGCCTGGCCACCAGCAGAGGGCAGTTAGGCAAGTGGAGGGTGCAGACCCGCTCTGGGCTGTCAGTGCAGACCAGCAGGCCCAGAGGCCTTCTCTTCCCGTCTTTTGGGCTACACACCTTTACAGGAAATCCAGTGACGCTGTCCTGCCCTGCGAATCTCATGCTTCTCTCTCTGGAGACGAGTCCCTGCTTGTCGGTGTTGGGATCCCTTGGCACCAGGCGGGTCCTCTGGCACAAGGGCTCTTCCATTCCTCAGCGCCCACCCTGCTCTCCCATGTCCCATGGCCTCTGGGTCCCTGGCCCAGGTGTTGGCTTGGAGGGGAATGGGAGGAGGACACAGCCCCTGAGGGGCAGAGGGTCCTCAGCCAGGCTTCCCAGCCTTCCTCAAGCGGATGGGAGCCTCCAGGGCCCCCGATAAATATCAGCAGCGTGGGGGGCATCCTCCAGCCCTCTCTTAGTCAGTCCAGAGTCTGAGGGTCGAGGGCTGAGGGCCCCAGCCTCGCTGCTCTGGTCTAGTCCTGCTCTCCTGAGTCCAGGAGCTCTCATGGTGGGCAGGCCACATTCCCAGGAGAatggctggggaggggtggtggtggatgTCCCCATAACGTCTCCTCGCATGGAGAGACTGTCCTGTGCACCCAGCTgtaggggagagaaagaaaggctgGTCAGCCGGGTGGGAGTGAAGGGAGGGGTCGCTGAGGACATGGGTGGGCGAGGTAGAGCATTCCTGTGGGCCGTTGGTGGTGCTGCAGACAGGACTGCCCCCATCCTTTCCCTCGCCTTCCCCCATCCTTTCCCTCGCCTTCCCAGCCACCCCAGACACCACAAGGGACCGGGCAGCTTTCTCTGGCAGCAGCCCAAGCCACTGGGCAGACTGGCCTCACCTCCTACCTCCTCCTGGGGAACCAGGGACCATAGAGGGAGGTAACAGGGCCTGGTAGAGGTCTCAGCAGGGCTGGGGTAGGGGGCATTGCTCAAGTGGAGGGGTCtgacagggagggaagggggcactTGCATGTCCTTAGACCCCTCCTCAGGAAAGACCATCTCACTGTCCTTGGTCTAAAAAAATCAAGAGTGAATCCTGCTAACTCTAGCAAAGAAGAGGAATTGCTCATTCCCACCTCCTCACCACTCATCACAGAGGGTCATCACACATGATATTCAGGACAGCAGGGCAGAGGTATCTGAAGGGGAAGAACTGGAGGCAGTTCCGGACAAGGAAACTCCCACCCTACCATTTGGCATGCTAACCCCTAAGCAAGCCAGCCTCCTGCCGGATGGACCAAGGGACTTGCCTCCCTGCATCATCCGTAGGAGTCAGGGCCCTGCTCTCTCCAAGCCCTCCCCCATCCTTGTCCTCAGAACGCTTTGTTCCCAGAGCAGAAATCCCCTGGACTCCATCCAACAGTTTGACTTTGGACCCAGTGTGGAGCTTCCCTCCCTGACTGTCCATGGGCCCTACTAGCAAAACCCGTGATGGGTAAGGAGGAAAGATAGGACCACAGCTTCTGGCTCCCAGCCCATTCCCATGTTCtggaaggggaagaagggaggacCATAAACTGGACATGAGCCATGCTGGGTACAGCCAGGCCACAGGCCCTGCTGGGGCCAGGAgggaagaagaaccaaatgggCAACCTCCAGTCCATTGCCCCTATGTCTTGGTTGCTTAGAGTGGAGGGTCTGGTGTCCACGTTTCCTTTCTGAGGGTCCCTCTCTCAGACCTCTGCCTCTGTGTTTCCCCCAGTCATTTCTCTCACTAGAGCAGCAGTAAGTCTTGAGGCTGGCCCTGAGTCTCCCTGAGGCTCCTGCCGCCTGGCCTGGAGACCACTTTAGGGCTGGATCCAAGTGGAGGTCTGGATGTGGCCCCTGCCCTGGGTTCCTCGCTAAGTGAAATTttaaggggaggaagaggaaagttTGGGAGGGCCTGAGATTAGGCAGGCAGAGGGCCAAGACCAAGGGGGGAGGCAGGCGACCAGTCAGAGGGTGATGCAGCTTTGAGCCATGAAGTCCCTAGGGACCTTGGTCCCTCCTCTGCTTGCCAGTCCTGACGGGGTATGCGTCATTCTCGCAGCCCTGCTAGTGTCCCATCTGACCCATCTTAGTTCACCCTACCAACAAGGTGGACCCCAGGATTCCAGAAGTGTTACTTCTTGCTGTTTTCTAAATAGGTTCCCCTGGTTTTCAGCATTTGGCATATCCCCTATCTTGCTAGGAGTGGCCCAGACCTGTCACTCTACACATGAGAAGGCCCTGAAGTGCTGGCTTGCATTTGGCATGGGATGTGACTGGAAACTTGAATGGGTTCACTCCAGCTAGTCAGCCAGCCTGCCAATCAGCAACTTAGGCAAGCAGCCAGCCAGTCAGTTAGCCCATCAGCTCACCAATCGACTAGCCAGTTAGGCAGTTACTAGCTAGTAACTGGTCAGAGTCACCCAGCCAGCTGGTCAGCCATTCAGAGTCAATTAGTTAGCTGGTTAACTGGTCAGCCAGAAGGCTAGACAGTTAGAGACAGCCAGCCAGGGCCAATCGGCCAGTCAGCCCTGAAGCCAGTCAGtcagcatttattgagttcttagcAAGTATGAAGAAGCCCTCTCTGTTTAGGACTCAggatagaaaaagaaatgcaaaaaaagtagaagacacagtccctgccctcaaggggcttaCAGACTTCTTAGGGGTACGGAATGTACACGTATGCATCAagtaagattttaaaatgtataaaaacaaacaacatccAAGTAAGTGCAAATCGATATAGTATTAACCAAATACAAAAGAGCAGAGGAGTATGAACTAAAAGAGCAACCAGAGGGTGATGGAGACCATCAGGAAGGGCTGATTCCTGCAGCCTGATTGTGTtctgaggggaaggaagggaggagggccgTGGGCTGCCTGGAATCGGGGAGTCCAGGGTGAGGAGTGATAAGAGGCACATGTTTATCAAAAACATGGGCGAGGACAACAGAAGACACTCATCTATGTGCAGCAGACACAACTGGGAGGGCTATGAAGACAGAATTAGGATTTAAAACAATTTCAGTAGGCTCGGATGATAGGCCTGAGCCCACAAGGTAGTTTTAACAAGGATGAATATAAATTCCTGCACATTGGTAAAAAAAGTAAATTCTCCAAGTACAGGATAGAGTCCGGCTTGACAGAGGTTTATGGGAAATGGAACTAGGGATTTTAATAGACCACAAGCTCAACATATGACAACAGAATGATGtagttgttaaaaaaacaaacaaacacgaaTGCAATCTTAATCTGTACGAATAGAAGAACACTGTCCAGATCAAGGAAGGTAACAGTCCCACTGTACTCTGAACTGGTCAGACAACATCTGGAGCACTGTGTCCAGGGCTGGGCGCCACATTTTCAGAGGGACATTGACAAACAAGTGTGTCCAAAGGAGGGCGAACAGGATGGTGAGGGTTCTGAAAACCATATCATATAAGGAATGTTTGAGGGACTCGGCCACACTTAGCTTAGAGAATTCTTAAAGGGGACATGGATAACTGACTTTAAATATTGGAGGGCTCTCatgagggaggatggggagggggcagggaagccAGTTATGCCTCTAGTGAGGAAGGACTTCCCTACAGTGTTATTGGGAGAGGGCAGGGAGTTTGCCTGCGACTGAGAGTGTGTGACCAGAAGCTGGCTGACTCCCCATCACGGATGCAGAGACACTAGGCCAAATGACCTCTGAGAGCCCTTCTAAGACTAAGCCTCTATGGCTCCTTGCATCTAAAAACAGGGAAGTAGAAATGATCTTGGTTGGGAAGAAGGGTCAAATCAGGGTGCAGACAGAGAGGAAGCTGGCAAGAGGTGCGTGTGAGGGGCAGCTGCTGGAGGAGCTTGGGTGCCAAGCTGAGAACGTTGGGTTTGAAGTGATTGGTGATGTAGAGCTGCTGAAATTCCCCAAGAGGCTAAAGACCTTACATAAGAACAATTTGGTTGCTCTGGGATGGAAGGTGGCAGCAAAAGTAAGGAGCCCAGTGCAGAAATAATAGCCCGACACAGAatgaacagtgcctggcctcAAATGGGGTGGAGGGAATGAAGGGGCAGTGGGAGGCCTGAGGACCCGGGGAGAAGAGGGTTGGCCAGACCTGGCGATAGATCGAAAAGGgagtaggagagagagagaagggagtcaAGTGTGGGTGCCTCAGGGGAGTTGGTGGTACCACCAACAAGTTAGGGTGACTGGAAAATTTGGGTGTAACTAATTTTAAGGAGTGGCAAGAGATCCGGATCAGAGTCTTACCTTAGAATTCCCTCTACACTGGCAGTTCCACCTGTCTGTCCTCATCCTGGGTCAGGGGGCTGCGGACAGAGCACAGGCTGGCATAAGACTTTAGCAGAGGCCAGGGAGTGAGGGGATCCCCTAAGTTTGCCCCCCAAGCCCGCACGCACGTGCTCCAGCCCGCTCAGATTTAGAAGACCCAGAACTGCCTAACCCTAAGAAGAAACTAGGAAAAGTCCCAGATAGCTAGGAAAGAAGAGAcaccctttccttctccccacccaccccggaaTCCTGTTCTGAGCCTCATCTCCTTAGAGCAAGCGGGAGAACGTCTCCTCCAAATCTAGATGGGAAATAGATGCCAAGACAGGCCCCCCATGCCTATCAGAGCCCCTCCCCCCGAAAAAAAACCTCTCACCTGCCCTCTGGTTGCTCCATGGGAGAATCCACTGTCTGAGGCTCTCGACGGCTCTGGGGACAGAAAATAGCAGGCTCACTGAGGAGCTGAGGGAGCATGGGGAGGCCACGGCCCCACCTGCAGGCAGGGCTGCTCAGGGACTCTACGAGAGAGTTACCAAGCCTCCCCACTCTGGATCAGCCAGAGGGCCAGGGGGCTTCCAGAGGCCTCTCCTATCCTCACACCCCAGCTCTGCAGAGCTCCCAGGGAATGCCCTGCCCTGACCTCACACGCATCActttcctcctccatctcccctcccATCTGGGTTCTCATCCGGCTTTAGTCCAAGCACAGTGTCTCCTACTCTTCTGCCCCAGTCCCTTCTGGTTCATCTTGTAGCCTGAGCCTTCCCTGTTCTTGACGAAACCCTCCATTTCAACCTCCCATCCTCTGTGCTCAGTCAGCCTCCTGTCTCTCAGCGTCTGAAGAACCCAGTCTGAGCCCAAGTCATCCTCCGACCTGCTCCTCCAGCCAGGCTGCGCCCTGCCCCCACGCGGAGCCCTCCTCTCCCGCACCGGGCTCTTCTTACCCGCCGCCTCCGCCTGTAGAACAGGAGGCCGCCGACAGCCAGCAGGACCAGGATGATGCTGGGCACCAGCAGGCGGAAGACAAAGCCGGGGAGCTGGGGGTCAGAGGGCTCCTTGTGTTGCCTCTCATGGCCTGCGTCAGTCAAAGGAACGGAGTTAAAACGGGCTGGGGGCCTGGCCACCCCCTCACTTGCTTGTCCTCCTTCCAGCTCTGCGGTGCTCCTCCGGTCCCTGGTGCTCCTCTTGCCTTCCAGCTCCCCAAGGGGCAGCACGTTGCCCCAGGAATGGCTTCTGGGAAGCCTTGGCTGAGAAGAGGGGGCAGAGGGACTGCTGAGGCCGTGCGGGCGCAGTGCTGGGGCCCCGGCAGAGCCTGGCTCCTGGTGGTCTCTGGGCGAGGCAGATGAATGGTCTGCATTCTCAGGTGTGTGACTCCAGGCCTCGGTGGGTCTCACGGGGCCCACCATGGGCAGTGGTGTGCTAGTTACATCCGCAGGCTGCCAGCCCTTTCCGGACGCAGAGAGTGGTGAAGATGTTGAGAGGAGACGGCTGGGCCAGGCAGTCTCTGCCTGGACGCTGCCTCCCCGCAACGTGCGGGAGGCAAGCTCTGCCCCTTGGGGTATAAGACCCTCACTAGCCTCTCCGGAGGCCTCTTCCAGGGCCAAGttagtgcccagcacagagtcaAGAATGTCCTCCATCCCAGTGACAGGAGCTCCGACAGAGTGCTGGGGCTGAGGTGAACCTCCAGTGGGGCGGCCCTCGACGCCCAGGGTCTCTGGTGACTCAAAGCTCTGGCAGGTGCTCCTGGGTGGTCGCTGCTTGGCACTGCCCGGGTCCACCGTGCGAAGGGCCTGCTCTCTGGGCAAGAGGGAGCTGCCCTCTGTCCCCTCAGAGTCAGCCCAGGTCAAGCCAGCCATAGGGGCCATGGAGGGGGCGAGGGGCTGCTGAGGGGAGACAGAGGCCAGGTCACTGCTAGGGGTGGCTTTGGGGTACAGGCAGTTGCAATCAGGCTTGGTCACCACATCTGAAAGAaccacagagagagggagagagaaggacgGGGAGGAGATAGAGTCACCAGCCTCCAGCACAGCTTTCCCAGAGGGATGGAGAGGGGGATGTGGGTCTGGGGGTCCCCTCATGCCCTAACTCAGCCCTGGGGCTGAGGAGAGGACAGGACTGGAGCCAATGCTCATGACACAGGCCTTAGACAGGGAAGGTGCAAACTGCAGGAAGGTTCTTTGCAGGAAAGAGCAAAAAGTGGGGTTTAGACACACAGATTGGGGGTTGGGGTCAGGCAAGACCAGAGAACAGCCCTTCCTGGAGTTCCAGCTGGCCAGACGCCAAGCCAGGGGTGACAACAGCCAGCCAGGAGGTTGAGTATTGGCCTCCGGGACTAACACAAGACACCCTCAAGCCCCAAAGACACTGTTGGTTGGAAAGCAGCAAGGTGGTTTCATGCACAGCAAGGGGCTAAACAGTCACGGCCACAGGCGGGAACAGGCTGGGGCTGGAATGTGGCCAAGGCTTGAGGCCTTGGGATTGAAGCAACGAGACTGGACTTGGCCATTGGCAGGTCGCAGGGCCTCAGCCCCTGCCTCGGGGAGCCAGGTTGAATGTAGGTGGGCACACGTGGCACAGGACGCAGAGACGAGGACAACGCAGGGTAGACATGTGTGCAGCTGGGCCACCACTGGGAGAGTTTGAATGATGCTCAGACTTCAAATCCAGCCTTGTCCCTTGAGGGGACACTCAAGGCATCCTGGGGACTTCTGGAGCCAGGGTATCCTGGTGATTCGCAGCAGGGCTCCCGGAGCAAGAGCCCTGAATCCCTGATGGAGCCTCTGCTCTCTCCACGGTACCCCCCATACGTTCAGCCAGCCTGCAGAGCCGGTGGGAAAGCCTCCATGCCTACAGGGCTCTCTCTGAGAGGGCCCCCTTTTCCACTCCCTGATCTCACAGCCACCAGCATGATCCTTCTTGATGCCTCAACATGCAGACATATGTaggtgtgcatgcacacacatgtcaGAAAAGACATGTGCCTAGGACCACCCAGAGGTACATGAAGCCACATATGTACACAAAACGAGCACGTCTACACACACAGGAGCACGAGTAGCAAACAGGCTGCCTCCCAGGGGTCCCTCCAGCCCCATGCGTCACCTCCCAATGCAGCTCTGTTCCACATGCCCTTCCCCAACCCCACACTTGCTGGCCCCTTCTGTGCTCACCTTGGCTGGAGCATTTGGCAAAGCTATTGTTGCAGTTCTTGCTGAAAATGTTCCAGTCCTTTTTAAGGAGATTCTTTGTTTCATTAAAGACATTCTTGATCTTCTCCAGCAACTGGAGAGGCGTCTCATAGAAAGTTCGGACACAGGCCTGGAAGGAGAGCAGAGCCCCCCTTGATGAGGATGAGCATTGGTCCCACGTCTCTAGCTTGTTTGTCAAACTCCCTTGGCCTTTCTCAcatctgtcttctttttctcttgttttctcccTCCCCTCTACCCTGGTTTGCAGGACCCCTATGTCCTGAGTTGGtgaaatttatcatttattcatgGCTCCATTTAACACATACTAATGTGCCAGGCATCTGGTAACTACCTGGGAATCACGCAATGAACAAGAGAGAGGTGGTCCCTGGCCGATTTGGACATTGAGTCCAACAGGGCATCGTTATTAAACATATTGTTACAAGTGTGATGAGTCCTAAGAAGAATGATCTGAGAGTGTATAACAAGGGGAACTAAATGAGGGCCTGGGGGAGTCCCCAAGGAACTGACCAGAAGATGAGCAAGAGTTAACCAGGAAAGCAGGCGGGGTTGGAGAGAGCTGTCCAGGTGGTGAGAATAGACTGTGCAAAGGTCCTGACGCAGGAAAGAGCCTGAAatgttaaaagatgaaaaagaaagctacagTGGCTATAGCACAGCCATCTAGGAGGAAAGTGACAAGAGAGGCCTTGCAGCTGAGAGAGGTCAGCAAGGACCAGATCTTGCAGGGCCTTGTTGGCTATGCCAAGAACCAttaacctgggcttccctggtggtgcagtggttgagaatccacctgccagtgcaggggacacgggttcgatccctggtccgggaatatcccgcatgccgcggagcaactaagcccgtgcgccacaactactgagcctgcgctctagagcctgcaagccacaactactgagcccgtgtgccacaactactgaagcctgcgcacctagagcccgtgctctgcaacaagagaagccaccagaatgagaagccc carries:
- the CSF1 gene encoding macrophage colony-stimulating factor 1 isoform X1, which codes for MTARGAAGRCPPTTWLGPLLLLACLLVSRSTTEEVSENCSHMIGNGHLQVLQQLIDSQMETSCQIAFEFVDQEQLNDPVCYLKKAFLLVQDIMEDTMRFKDNTPNANVIVQLQELSLRLRSCFTRDYEEQDKACVRTFYETPLQLLEKIKNVFNETKNLLKKDWNIFSKNCNNSFAKCSSQDVVTKPDCNCLYPKATPSSDLASVSPQQPLAPSMAPMAGLTWADSEGTEGSSLLPREQALRTVDPGSAKQRPPRSTCQSFESPETLGVEGRPTGGSPQPQHSVGAPVTGMEDILDSVLGTNLALEEASGEASEGLIPQGAELASRTLRGGSVQAETAWPSRLLSTSSPLSASGKGWQPADVTSTPLPMVGPVRPTEAWSHTPENADHSSASPRDHQEPGSAGAPALRPHGLSSPSAPSSQPRLPRSHSWGNVLPLGELEGKRSTRDRRSTAELEGGQASEGVARPPARFNSVPLTDAGHERQHKEPSDPQLPGFVFRLLVPSIILVLLAVGGLLFYRRRRRSRREPQTVDSPMEQPEGSPLTQDEDRQVELPV